A single Nostoc sp. PCC 7107 DNA region contains:
- a CDS encoding nuclear transport factor 2 family protein, with protein sequence MKKSREIKQVASNLFSLLVKRLSLILLAGVMVLLVGSKFDAASASQPNTESDIQDLAVCYALGTDAIGRGNLQEGKNIYQNCFTPDAEITAIFPNGASVTQYGTSAWADFVYSVFQGNGYTATQHLLGTFNIQVQNNTATMSSYLHATHKLSDTSIDVANGTYVDTVIKKNGNWKISRRVLTLIDFLTLASPGSPEAEVSSAASTSASSRSASDVSNQSKKPHRPYIPSSN encoded by the coding sequence ATGAAAAAGAGCAGAGAAATTAAGCAAGTAGCTTCAAATCTATTTTCATTACTTGTAAAGCGGTTAAGCTTGATTTTACTGGCTGGTGTGATGGTTCTGCTAGTGGGAAGTAAGTTTGATGCGGCAAGTGCATCACAACCGAATACAGAATCTGACATTCAAGACTTGGCAGTTTGTTACGCATTAGGAACTGATGCTATTGGTCGCGGAAATCTTCAAGAAGGAAAAAACATCTACCAAAATTGTTTTACTCCAGATGCTGAGATAACTGCTATTTTTCCCAATGGCGCTAGTGTTACACAGTATGGTACAAGTGCTTGGGCTGATTTTGTCTATTCAGTATTTCAAGGTAATGGATATACAGCTACTCAACATTTACTGGGTACGTTCAATATCCAAGTCCAAAATAATACAGCAACTATGTCTTCTTACCTTCATGCAACTCATAAGCTTTCAGATACAAGTATTGATGTTGCTAATGGTACCTACGTGGATACAGTTATCAAGAAAAATGGCAACTGGAAAATTAGTCGTCGTGTGCTGACACTTATCGATTTCTTAACCCTTGCTTCTCCTGGTTCTCCCGAAGCAGAGGTGTCTTCAGCAGCTAGTACTTCTGCTTCTAGTCGTTCTGCTTCTGATGTTTCTAATCAATCTAAAAAACCTCACAGACCTTACATTCCTAGCTCTAACTAA